The following are encoded in a window of Magnolia sinica isolate HGM2019 chromosome 11, MsV1, whole genome shotgun sequence genomic DNA:
- the LOC131218516 gene encoding uncharacterized protein LOC131218516 isoform X1: MTSEVASRRKVASRCKGKNIDIIVSSKEAVNCSFMHSIRTIKAGLVTKILNVDSYGRPALKFKEIGAIYDSDGGGQKGSSSKFQQLEIGSEGSPFGSDRVKLETPLPMGGNVERVLDDGCGGNGGDINGNSDGNDLVFHEMTLQELRDRCKVKKRKLSKCVGIEECHPTRMQLKEEEFDLEEPLRCWKSMLLKKSKVERKRNGKPAFLHSLESAVSVKAEQDSSSFPLATQDSMPAAMASASMVHGHLLENANNIGIGFSQTHSMDLKNVDLSAHFSNIPCFTEADLFGKSSAELHEEDNANELGMEEPTLFSAKANLSAKLSDRFVEEVEGGRMEMGELASSSNEYFHCALNEASTQHQELGKSSVELPERVEPVELEMGELASSSNEYFHCALNEASTQHQELSKSSAELPERVEVDELETREPTSFITEMDLSGESSNRICKTADRGELEMGDSTSSPNGSPHCSLNEASTQYLELLRESFILPESGEEIYVGNAKMVFLETASHDCSPSSMFELKKDGASATMLLDSSPEAIAKPKDLGAEICSSCESKSSAEENSFQIHEKATTQMSDADIDCSLQCTELINGSDGCISDSEREDLEKLIDEVSMEGPTTRDSNEEDNSPSFDESSMAGEMVSESVNEAADCSTTESCSSTGIAALVAVAALENVCGEKAEHPPQRLLSTRKAISPASQEKLRRAANAEGSYTNIQFDNSGQRSLCFEKQAKNEALQAEADLYKAEVMMGGSKEVIKKSKTIKNGSLPSVSKGSIKSPHVSCVALCTCTQCALIRANAQKAISFAQRQMHDFEYVATKLVKGLKSMKDIMEEALLAEPSSSTALKSTVDEQMKKAAEDAVGLEETTRKWLSMMGKDCTRFCKIMNTMERKTTTNFGGTDKRTKKVTFADEAGGLLSHVKVFEECPDSSSVFESEVPDQKLSMSEEVQQVF, translated from the exons ATGACAAGTGAAGTTGCATCACGAAGAAAAGTTGCATCACGATGCAAAGGCAAGAATATAGATATTATTGTTAGTTCTAAAGAGGCTGTGAATTGCAGCTTCATGCATTCCATTCGTACTATTAAGGCGGGATTGGTGACAAAAATTCTAAATGTAGATTCTTATGGAAGGCCAGCACTTAAGTTCAAGGAAATTGGTGCCATATATGACTCTGATGGTGGTGGCCAAAAAGGTTCAAGCTCTAAGTTTCAGCAACTGGAGATTGGATCTGAGGGATCCCCATTTGGTTCCGACAGGGTCAAATTGGAAACTCCGTTACCCATGGGCGGAAATGTTGAACGTGTTCTCGATGACGGATGCGGTGGAAATGGAGGTGATATTAATGGAAACAGTGATGGCAATGACCTTGTCTTCCATGAAATGACTTTACAGGAACTGAGGGACAGATGCAAGGTGAAGAAACGAAAACTTTCGAAATGTGTAGGAATTGAGGAGTGTCACCCGACTCGCATGCAACTGAAAGAAGAAGAATTCGACCTTGAGGAACCCCTCCGTTGCTGGAAATCGATGCTGTTAAAAAAGTCCAAGGTTGAGAGAAAACGAAATGGGAAACCTGCATTTTTGCATTCTTTGGAATCTGCAGTTTCAGTAAAAGCTGAACAGGACAGTTCTTCATTTCCCTTGGCCACTCAAGATTCCATGCCTGCAGCGATGGCCAGTGCATCAATGGTACATGGCCATCTATTGGAAAATGCAAATAATATTGGAATTGGGTTTTCACAAACACATTCCATGGATCTCAAGAATGTGGATCTTTCGGCCCATTTTTCCAACATTCCCTGCTTCACAGAAGCAGATTTGTTTGGCAAGTCATCTGCTGAATTACATGAGGAAGACAATGCTAATGAGTTGGGGATGGAAGAACCCACTTTGTTCAGTGCAAAAGCAAATCTCTCTGCCAAGTTATCTGACAGATTCGTCGAGGAAGTTGAGGGAGGGAGGATGGAGATGGGAGAACTAGCTTCTTCAAGTAATGAATATTTCCATTGTGCTCTCAATGAAGCTTCAACTCAACATCAGGAGCTCGGCAAGTCATCTGTTGAGTTACCCGAGCGAGTTGAACCAGTTGAGTTGGAGATGGGAGAACTAGCTTCTTCAAGTAACGAATATTTCCATTGTGCTCTCAATGAGGCCTCAACTCAACATCAGGAGCTCAGCAAGTCATCTGCTGAGTTACCTGAGCGAGTTGAGGTAGATGAGTTGGAGACCAGAGAACCAACTTCGTTCATCACAGAAATGGATTTGTCTGGCGAGTCATCCAACCGAATCTGCAAGACAGCTGACCGGGGTGAACTGGAGATGGGAGACTCGACTTCTTCTCCTAACGGATCTCCACATTGTTCTCTTAATGAGGCTTCAACTCAATATTTGGAGCTGCTCCGTGAGTCTTTCATTCTTCCGGAAAGTGGTGAAGAAATTTATGTGGGAAATGCAAAGATGGTTTTTTTGGAAACGGCCAGTCACGACTGTTCTCCTTCCTCGATGTTTGAACTGAAGAAGGATGGTGCCTCTGCTACCATGCTTCTGGATAGCAGCCCCGAAGCAATCGCCAAGCCAAAGGATCTGGGCGCTGAGATATGTAGCAGCTGTGAAAGCAAGTCCTCTGCTGAGGAGAATTCGTTCCAGATACATGAAAAAGCAACCACCCAAATGTCAGATGCAGACATTGATTGTAGTCTTCAATGTACTGAATTAATCAATGGAAGTGATGGGTGTATTTCAGATTCTGAAAGGGAAGATCTTGAGAAATTAATTGATGAAGTGTCTATGGAGGGACCGACGACAAGAGACAGTAATGAGGAGGATAATTCTCCTTCTTTTGATGAGAGTTCTATGGCTGGGGAGATGGTATCTGAATCTGTAAATGAAGCGGCAGATTGTTCTACTACTGAGTCATGTTCTTCTACCGGTATAGCAGCGCTGGTGGCCGTTGCAGCGCTTGAGAATGTTTGTGGAGAAAAGGCCGAACATCCTCCACAAAGGCTTTTGTCAACCAGAAAG GCTATTTCTCCAGCATCTCAGGAAAAGCTTCGTCGAGCTGCGAATGCCGAAGGATCATACACCAACATACAGTTTGATA ACTCAGGCCAAAGGAGTCTATGCTTTGAGAAGCAGGCGAAGAATGAGGCTTTGCAAGCAGAAGCAGATCTATACAAAGCTGAGGTTATGATGGGCGGCTCTAAGGAAGTAATCAAGAAATCGAAGACCATTAAAAATGGATCTCTTCCATCTGTTAGCAAGGGCAGTATTAAGTCTCCACATGTTTCTTGTGTGGCCTTGTGTACTTGCACTCAGTGTGCTCTGATCCGTGCGAATGCCCAAAAGGCTATCTCGTTTGCACAGCGACAGATGCATGACTTTGAGTATGTTGCGACGAAGCTTGTGAAGGGGTTGAAGTCAATGAAAGATATCATGGAAGAAGCTTTGCTTGCAGAGCCATCCTCATCTACTGCTTTGAAATCTACTGTCGATGAG CAGATGAAAAAAGCTGCTGAGGATGCAGTGGGGCTTGAAGAGACCACAAGGAAGTGGCTTTCTATGATGGGAAAGGACTGCACTCGTTTCTGCAAAATAATG AACACAATGGAGAGAAAGACCACCACTAACTTCGGTGGCACTGACAAGAGAACGAAGAAGGTGACCTTTGCAGATGAAGCTGGTGGCCTGCTCTCCCATGTGAAGGTTTTTGAAGAATGCCCGGATTCTTCCTCAGTCTTTGAGAGTGAGGTGCCTGATCAGAAACTGTCAATGAGTGAAGAAGTGCAACAGGTTTTTTAG
- the LOC131218227 gene encoding uncharacterized protein LOC131218227, which translates to MRKLCPNFDREDGLETVLEVPIPEEMFLNMSGGNGSLRWQNMRTWIKSQSADKSSSSPALAGRNAELQLLLNVVGSPLIALPVQTDQAINKTVRDCSIEASTAKYIVQQYIAATGGQAALNSVNSMYAIGKVKMGASEFHMGEESVRLKGSGEIGGFVLWQKNPDLWYLELIVSGCKVSAGSDGKVAWRQFSSQQSHASRGPPRPLRRSLQGLDPRSTANLFSDAVCIGEKIINGDECFILKLDAGPTMLKARSSNSFEIIHHTIWGYFSQRTGLLVQFEDSHLLRMKGKGDDSVFWETSMESVIEDYKYIDGINIAHRGRTVVTLYRYGEGSANHKRKMEETWEIEEVDFNIWGLTMDCFLPPSDLKKEQESGDQALG; encoded by the exons ATGAGGAAACTCTGTCCGAATTTCGATCGGGAAGATGGCCTGGAGACCGTCCTTGAGGTTCCTATACCTGAGGAGATGTTCCTTAACATGAGTGGCGGCAATGGCTCCCTTCGTTGGCAGAACATGCGCACATGGATCAAGTCCCAGTCTGCTGACAAGAGTTCTTCGTCACCCGCCCTCGCCGGCCGCAATGCCGAGCTCCAGCTCCTTCTCAATGTCGTTGGATCGCCGCTCATCGCTTTGCCTGTCCAGACGGACCAGGCAATCAACAAAACCGTCCGTGATTGTTCCATT GAGGCGTCGACAGCGAAATATATCGTTCAACAGTACATTGCGGCAACGGGAGGGCAAGCGGCGTTGAATTCAGTGAATAGCATGTATGCAATCGGGAAGGTGAAGATGGGAGCATCAGAATTCCACATGGGCGAAGAGAGTGTACGCCTGAAAGGCAGTGGAGAGATTGGAGGATTTGTGCTATGGCAGAAGAATCCTGATCTTTGGTACCTAGAGCTGATCGTATCGGGATGCAAGGTGAGCGCAGGGAGCGACGGGAAGGTAGCGTGGAGGCAATTCTCCTCGCAACAATCGCATGCTTCCAGGGGCCCACCAAGGCCACTACGTCGATCATTACAG GGCCTGGACCCAAGGTCCACAGCTAATCTCTTCTCCGACGCTGTCTGCATTGGTGAGAAGATCATCAATGGTGATGAATGCTTCATACTCAAGCTCGACGCGGGCCCCACGATGCTCAAGGCGCGTAGCAGCAATAGCTTTGAGATCATCCATCACACAATATGGGGCTACTTCAGCCAAAGAACTGGGCTCCTGGTCCAGTTTGAGGACTCACATCTATTGAGGATGAAAGGCAAGGGAGATGACAGTGTGTTTTGGGAAACTAGTATGGAATCAGTCATTGAGGATTACAAGTACATTGATGGCATCAACATCGCCCATCGTGGCCGCACCGTCGTCACACTCTATCGATATGGTGAGGGGTCTGCAAACCATAAGAGGAAGATGGAGGAGACATGGGAGATTGAGGAGGTTGATTTTAACATTTGGGGCTTGACTATGGATTGCTTCCTACCGCCTTCGGATCTTAAGAAAGAACAAGAAAGTGGGGATCAGGCACTTGGGTGA
- the LOC131218516 gene encoding uncharacterized protein LOC131218516 isoform X2, producing the protein MTSEVASRRKVASRCKGKNIDIIVSSKEAVNCSFMHSIRTIKAGLVTKILNVDSYGRPALKFKEIGAIYDSDGGGQKGSSSKFQQLEIGSEGSPFGSDRVKLETPLPMGGNVERVLDDGCGGNGGDINGNSDGNDLVFHEMTLQELRDRCKVKKRKLSKCVGIEECHPTRMQLKEEEFDLEEPLRCWKSMLLKKSKVERKRNGKPAFLHSLESAVSVKAEQDSSSFPLATQDSMPAAMASASMVHGHLLENANNIGIGFSQTHSMDLKNVDLSAHFSNIPCFTEADLFGKSSAELHEEDNANELGMEEPTLFSAKANLSAKLSDRFVEEVEGGRMEMGELASSSNEYFHCALNEASTQHQELGKSSVELPERVEPVELEMGELASSSNEYFHCALNEASTQHQELSKSSAELPERVEVDELETREPTSFITEMDLSGESSNRICKTADRGELEMGDSTSSPNGSPHCSLNEASTQYLELLRESFILPESGEEIYVGNAKMVFLETASHDCSPSSMFELKKDGASATMLLDSSPEAIAKPKDLGAEICSSCESKSSAEENSFQIHEKATTQMSDADIDCSLQCTELINGSDGCISDSEREDLEKLIDEVSMEGPTTRDSNEEDNSPSFDESSMAGEMVSESVNEAADCSTTESCSSTGIAALVAVAALENVCGEKAEHPPQRLLSTRKAISPASQEKLRRAANAEGSYTNIQFDNSGQRSLCFEKQAKNEALQAEADLYKAEVMMGGSKEVIKKSKTIKNGSLPSVSKGSIKSPHVSCVALCTCTQCALIRANAQKAISFAQRQMHDFEYVATKLVKGLKSMKDIMEEALLAEPSSSTALKSTVDEMKKAAEDAVGLEETTRKWLSMMGKDCTRFCKIMNTMERKTTTNFGGTDKRTKKVTFADEAGGLLSHVKVFEECPDSSSVFESEVPDQKLSMSEEVQQVF; encoded by the exons ATGACAAGTGAAGTTGCATCACGAAGAAAAGTTGCATCACGATGCAAAGGCAAGAATATAGATATTATTGTTAGTTCTAAAGAGGCTGTGAATTGCAGCTTCATGCATTCCATTCGTACTATTAAGGCGGGATTGGTGACAAAAATTCTAAATGTAGATTCTTATGGAAGGCCAGCACTTAAGTTCAAGGAAATTGGTGCCATATATGACTCTGATGGTGGTGGCCAAAAAGGTTCAAGCTCTAAGTTTCAGCAACTGGAGATTGGATCTGAGGGATCCCCATTTGGTTCCGACAGGGTCAAATTGGAAACTCCGTTACCCATGGGCGGAAATGTTGAACGTGTTCTCGATGACGGATGCGGTGGAAATGGAGGTGATATTAATGGAAACAGTGATGGCAATGACCTTGTCTTCCATGAAATGACTTTACAGGAACTGAGGGACAGATGCAAGGTGAAGAAACGAAAACTTTCGAAATGTGTAGGAATTGAGGAGTGTCACCCGACTCGCATGCAACTGAAAGAAGAAGAATTCGACCTTGAGGAACCCCTCCGTTGCTGGAAATCGATGCTGTTAAAAAAGTCCAAGGTTGAGAGAAAACGAAATGGGAAACCTGCATTTTTGCATTCTTTGGAATCTGCAGTTTCAGTAAAAGCTGAACAGGACAGTTCTTCATTTCCCTTGGCCACTCAAGATTCCATGCCTGCAGCGATGGCCAGTGCATCAATGGTACATGGCCATCTATTGGAAAATGCAAATAATATTGGAATTGGGTTTTCACAAACACATTCCATGGATCTCAAGAATGTGGATCTTTCGGCCCATTTTTCCAACATTCCCTGCTTCACAGAAGCAGATTTGTTTGGCAAGTCATCTGCTGAATTACATGAGGAAGACAATGCTAATGAGTTGGGGATGGAAGAACCCACTTTGTTCAGTGCAAAAGCAAATCTCTCTGCCAAGTTATCTGACAGATTCGTCGAGGAAGTTGAGGGAGGGAGGATGGAGATGGGAGAACTAGCTTCTTCAAGTAATGAATATTTCCATTGTGCTCTCAATGAAGCTTCAACTCAACATCAGGAGCTCGGCAAGTCATCTGTTGAGTTACCCGAGCGAGTTGAACCAGTTGAGTTGGAGATGGGAGAACTAGCTTCTTCAAGTAACGAATATTTCCATTGTGCTCTCAATGAGGCCTCAACTCAACATCAGGAGCTCAGCAAGTCATCTGCTGAGTTACCTGAGCGAGTTGAGGTAGATGAGTTGGAGACCAGAGAACCAACTTCGTTCATCACAGAAATGGATTTGTCTGGCGAGTCATCCAACCGAATCTGCAAGACAGCTGACCGGGGTGAACTGGAGATGGGAGACTCGACTTCTTCTCCTAACGGATCTCCACATTGTTCTCTTAATGAGGCTTCAACTCAATATTTGGAGCTGCTCCGTGAGTCTTTCATTCTTCCGGAAAGTGGTGAAGAAATTTATGTGGGAAATGCAAAGATGGTTTTTTTGGAAACGGCCAGTCACGACTGTTCTCCTTCCTCGATGTTTGAACTGAAGAAGGATGGTGCCTCTGCTACCATGCTTCTGGATAGCAGCCCCGAAGCAATCGCCAAGCCAAAGGATCTGGGCGCTGAGATATGTAGCAGCTGTGAAAGCAAGTCCTCTGCTGAGGAGAATTCGTTCCAGATACATGAAAAAGCAACCACCCAAATGTCAGATGCAGACATTGATTGTAGTCTTCAATGTACTGAATTAATCAATGGAAGTGATGGGTGTATTTCAGATTCTGAAAGGGAAGATCTTGAGAAATTAATTGATGAAGTGTCTATGGAGGGACCGACGACAAGAGACAGTAATGAGGAGGATAATTCTCCTTCTTTTGATGAGAGTTCTATGGCTGGGGAGATGGTATCTGAATCTGTAAATGAAGCGGCAGATTGTTCTACTACTGAGTCATGTTCTTCTACCGGTATAGCAGCGCTGGTGGCCGTTGCAGCGCTTGAGAATGTTTGTGGAGAAAAGGCCGAACATCCTCCACAAAGGCTTTTGTCAACCAGAAAG GCTATTTCTCCAGCATCTCAGGAAAAGCTTCGTCGAGCTGCGAATGCCGAAGGATCATACACCAACATACAGTTTGATA ACTCAGGCCAAAGGAGTCTATGCTTTGAGAAGCAGGCGAAGAATGAGGCTTTGCAAGCAGAAGCAGATCTATACAAAGCTGAGGTTATGATGGGCGGCTCTAAGGAAGTAATCAAGAAATCGAAGACCATTAAAAATGGATCTCTTCCATCTGTTAGCAAGGGCAGTATTAAGTCTCCACATGTTTCTTGTGTGGCCTTGTGTACTTGCACTCAGTGTGCTCTGATCCGTGCGAATGCCCAAAAGGCTATCTCGTTTGCACAGCGACAGATGCATGACTTTGAGTATGTTGCGACGAAGCTTGTGAAGGGGTTGAAGTCAATGAAAGATATCATGGAAGAAGCTTTGCTTGCAGAGCCATCCTCATCTACTGCTTTGAAATCTACTGTCGATGAG ATGAAAAAAGCTGCTGAGGATGCAGTGGGGCTTGAAGAGACCACAAGGAAGTGGCTTTCTATGATGGGAAAGGACTGCACTCGTTTCTGCAAAATAATG AACACAATGGAGAGAAAGACCACCACTAACTTCGGTGGCACTGACAAGAGAACGAAGAAGGTGACCTTTGCAGATGAAGCTGGTGGCCTGCTCTCCCATGTGAAGGTTTTTGAAGAATGCCCGGATTCTTCCTCAGTCTTTGAGAGTGAGGTGCCTGATCAGAAACTGTCAATGAGTGAAGAAGTGCAACAGGTTTTTTAG